TTAAATACTATTTTGATGGGAAAATTTTGAAACGCGTGGCTAAAGAAAATAAAGGAAGATCCGGTACAAACAAAGTAGTCGAATTACGTAAGGGTGGCAGCTTTGAAAACAACGATGGGTTGCTCACAATCAAGCTTGATGATTTCTCTATTACATACAATTTGAGGAGTGATTGAAGTGACGAAAGACATAAAGAAAGTGTTGGACAGCATCCAGAGTGAAATTGAGGGAAGAGAAGAATACAACGTAAAGGAAATGCTGCAATCGCCATCGGCCTTTATACGTTCAAAAGCAATAAAGGAGCTCTCTGCCTCAAATATTTCAGTTGACCGCCAGCAGCTTGAAAGCTTCCTTGAGGATCCTTCATACAGCGTGAGAAAAGCCGCGGTAGAGTTGCTTGGAAAACGCGGGATTGATGATGAGTTACTGGTATCGATGCTAGATGACCCCAATGAGACTGTAAGATCTACAGCGGTCAAATACCTCACCGAGTTAGGTTTATTGACAGAAGAATTAACTGAAAAAATATCCAAAGATCCATCATCAAAAGTGAGGAAGGCACTTGTCGAAGGTCTTATCGACCAGGGAGCAGAGCTGGAAGAATTGAAAGCCTTTGAAAATGACCCGGGCAATGATATAAGGGAGATATTAAAGGTTTTCATGGGACAGGTCCCCCTTGAAGAAACAGAATTGCTCCTGCTTCCAAAAAGACTCCAAAAAATTGCCCTTGCTTCGGCAGTGAAGGTAAAGGATACCCGGGCAATGAATCTTCTCGTTGAAAAGGTAAAGACCTTTAACACTCCTACGCTCAAAGCAATTGCCATCGAATATCTGGGAACCTTCCCGGAAGAAATAGCTAAAGACACCCTGATGAATTTTGTGAAATCCGATGACAAAACAGTGTCAATTGCAGCAGTAAAAACCTATGGGAAGGCCTTTGGTTATGGAAGCGAATTGCTTCCCTATGCTGAAAGCTTCGTCCGGGATCCTGATGAAGAGAAAAGAATAATTGGAGCCCAGATACTCAAAAGGCTCATGGAACCTTCAACAGTAGACCTGTTAAGGGAAAATCTCAACGACCCGTCTGACAGGGTGCGTTCTGTAATAATAGAGGCACTGGGAAACATGCTAGATTATTCCCTGGAAGAAGTTGTTGATAGATCATTGGCTTCTACATCAACAAGATTGAAAAAGGCTGCACTGAGAGCCACGAAAAAATTGAAATTGACGAGTGTGGAAAGCGGTGTAGTCAACATTTTAGGAAGCATAAAAGAGGAAAATTCCCTCCGCATTCTTGCGGTCTCTGTTGCTGGTTATTTGAAATATGAGTCAGCAATACCTCAACTTGCAAGAATTATACAAACCCCGGAAGCATCCGGTAAGCTTAGACTGGCGGCTGCCAGGGCTCTGGCGCGCATTGCTCCGCAGCAATTGCTAGAACTCTTCGGTATCAGTTGATAATGATACTCAATATTATGAGAAAGCTCATAAGCGCAAAGAGCTTTTCGCCGAGACCGAATTTTTCCTTTGAACATCTTACTCTTTCATAACGGCCGTAGTATCGCATATCCATTGCTACAGCCAGTTCCTCTGACTTGCGCAGCGCAAGCACAACAAGGGGAATGATAACCGATAGTGATGATTTCAGCCTTTTGAACAGATTTTTACTTTCAAAATCTGCTCCCCTAGCCTTTTGAGAGAGCACAATATTCTCCATCTCCTGAGACAATATCGGAATAAATCGCAAAGCTATGGAAAAAACCAGCCCCGTATCAGCGGATAATTTTTTTGGAAACCTAAATT
The Kosmotoga arenicorallina S304 genome window above contains:
- a CDS encoding HEAT repeat domain-containing protein — its product is MTKDIKKVLDSIQSEIEGREEYNVKEMLQSPSAFIRSKAIKELSASNISVDRQQLESFLEDPSYSVRKAAVELLGKRGIDDELLVSMLDDPNETVRSTAVKYLTELGLLTEELTEKISKDPSSKVRKALVEGLIDQGAELEELKAFENDPGNDIREILKVFMGQVPLEETELLLLPKRLQKIALASAVKVKDTRAMNLLVEKVKTFNTPTLKAIAIEYLGTFPEEIAKDTLMNFVKSDDKTVSIAAVKTYGKAFGYGSELLPYAESFVRDPDEEKRIIGAQILKRLMEPSTVDLLRENLNDPSDRVRSVIIEALGNMLDYSLEEVVDRSLASTSTRLKKAALRATKKLKLTSVESGVVNILGSIKEENSLRILAVSVAGYLKYESAIPQLARIIQTPEASGKLRLAAARALARIAPQQLLELFGIS